The proteins below are encoded in one region of Oncorhynchus gorbuscha isolate QuinsamMale2020 ecotype Even-year linkage group LG01, OgorEven_v1.0, whole genome shotgun sequence:
- the LOC124043126 gene encoding homeobox protein Dlx1a yields the protein MTMTTIPESLNSPVSGKNVFMEFGPPSQQMSPSSMSHGHYSMHCLHSAGHTQHESSYSPASSFPRSLGYPYVNSVGSHSSSPYLSTVQSYQNNSTLTQTRLEDTAQETEKNTVVEGGEVRFNGKGKKIRKPRTIYSSLQLQTLNRRFQQTQYLALPERAELAASMGLTQTQVKIWFQNKRSKFKKLMKQGGGTIDTNALAQFNGHGPTTGSPVAPVWNSPTTVKTSVGAPGSYIPSYTSWYPTAHQESMQQPQLM from the exons ATGACAATGACTACAATACCAGAAAGTCTTAATAGCCCTGTCTCAGGAAAAAACGTTTTCATGGAATTTGGGCCACCGAGTCAACAAATGTCGCCTTCCTCAATGTCTCACGGACACTATTCCATGCACTGTTTACATTCTGCGGGTCATACGCAACACGAGAGCTCGTACAGTCCAGCCTCATCATTTCCTAGATCTTTAGGTTATCCATACGTTAACTCCGTCGGCAGCCATTCCTCAAGTCCATATCTCAGTACAGTGCAGTCGTACCAAAACAACTCGACACTAACACAGACACGGTTAGAAGATACAG cacaagagacagagaagaacacaGTTGTAGAAGGCGGAGAGGTGCGGTTCAATGGGAAAGGGAAAAAGATTCGCAAACCAAGGACTATCTATTCCAGTTTGCAGCTACAGACTCTAAACAGACGATTTCAACAAACTCAATATTTGGCACTGCCAGAGAGAGCCGAGCTCGCAGCTTCGATGGGACTCACGCAAACACAG gtAAAAATTTGGTTTCAAAATAAGCGATCGAAGTTCAAGAAACTGATGAAGCAAGGTGGTGGCACGATAGACACGAACGCTTTAGCCCAGTTTAATGGTCACGGACCTACGACTGGATCTCCGGTAGCACCAGTTTGGAACTCACCGACCACCGTGAAAACATCCGTGGGTGCACCAGGGTCTTACATTCCAAGTTATACCTCATGGTATCCAACTGCACACCAAGAGTCTATGCAGCAACCGCAACTCATGTGA